Part of the Ammospiza nelsoni isolate bAmmNel1 chromosome 25, bAmmNel1.pri, whole genome shotgun sequence genome, gatatttttcatcCCGTGACAAACTGATTATTATTCTGCTTAGACtttcatggcttgcagatcctcaaataaggttggtaactttttccatgggtcataatcgaagtcacaggggtcttgggctctgtgccagggtctctgagccccctggcaatccaggacagccagagggatgtcctgaattctgACAGTCGTGTGTTTTAAACCCCACTGAGGCTGTTTAGCTGGTGCTGGGAGTTATTCAGGGTGTCATCAATTGAGCAGGGAGAATTGCCTGGTTTTGGGGAGCAGTGGAGGACGGGtgaagctggagcagcaccgctgtgggcaggcaggcacCATCAggctggctggcacagagcgTGCTGGAGTTctgggttaattattaaaccTGCAAACAGGTGTTGGGTTTTGGTACAGAACAGGGAGGTACAGACAGACAATTCCCTCCTTCCTGGTGCCCAAGGGGCAGCAGCTCTCACCTCTACTGAGGCAGCTCTGGAAGGGCCACATGCATGAGATGCACCCTGGGAAGAGCCAGCAGAGGAAATCCTGACACCCAGCCCTAGTGAGggacatctggagtgctgtgtccagttctgggctcctcaggacaagaaAGACAAGGAGATACTGGAGGGGGTCCAGcagaggccacaaagatgatggGGGATCAGGAGAGActgtgggagctgggcctgATTATTCTGGAGAAGGGACCCCATCAATCCACACCAATATCTGAAAGGCAGGTACCAAGAGAatggtgccagactcttttcACCAAATCACAAAAATGTTGGGGTTGGAGGAGACCTCTGCAGATCATCCAGGCCAATGcacctgccaaggcagggtcacccagagcaggtgacacaggaatgCATCCAGGTGAGTTTGGAATTTCTCTGGACAGGGAGACTTCATAATCTCCCCGGGcatcctgttccagtgctcgGCCACCCTCATGGAGAGTTCATCCTTATACTGAGGAAgtgttttagtttatggccattgctcctcACCCTgttgctgggcaccactgaaaaggaTCATTTCGCTGGTGCGCAggagcaggatgaggagcaatggccataaCCAAAACCACAGTGTTTCACCctaacatgaggaagaacttggTTATGTTGAGGGTGGGCGAGCACTGAACAGGTGTCCAGGGAGGGCGTGGTGTCCCCATCCGGAGACATTCCAACCGCACCTGGCCGCGTCCCTGTCACCTGCTCGGGtgcccctgccttggcagggggtTGGGACTGGGCGATCTCCAGGGTCCCTTGGAACCCGGAATATTCCGGGATTCCGTGATTCACACCCGGCACCTGTTGCGGCTGCGGGGTCGCGCGGGCGGCGTGCGCGCTCCCGCGGGCGGTGGGGGGGCGGCGCGCGTGCGCGAGCCGGCGGCGCCGGGCAGCGCGGAGCggcctcttcctccctcccttctcctcctccttttcctcctcttcctcctcctcctcctcctcatccccgTCCCGGGAGCGCGCTCGGGCGCGTgctggcggcggcgggggcgcgcGCGGGCTCGGCGGGGGCGCAGCGCGGGGATTGTTCGCGCCGCCGCTCGGGGAAGCGGAACGCGGGGAGCGCtccccgccgcgcccccgctgcctcctcctcatcctcctcctcggccgccgccgcctcccgccccgccgcccccgtGTCCGCGCCGGACCCCCACCCCGCCGCCAATATTCCCGAGATCAAGCGCtacgcggcggcggcggggccggcggcggggcccggggcgggcggcggggccggcggcgaGAGCAGCGAGGCCGCCACCGCCGCCATGGAGGCGCTGGGACCCGGTGAGAGCGCGGGGGGGGCGCGGGGGCCGCGGCCTGTCGGGCCGTGACAGCGGGGGAAGGAGGCcgcgggcccggcggggctccCCGGCACAGCGGGGCCCGCTCGGAGCCGCCGGCAGTGCCCGGTGCCCAGGAGCCGCTGCGGGTCGCAAACTTTGCGTGGGGGTTGCGGATGCCCGCACGGCCCCGCTGCTGCCGGGGCCACCGGGGGACGCGGCTCGACCTCGCCGGGGTGAACGGGACGGGGCTGCAGCGGGACAGCGACAGCgaggggacggggacagggctgtggTGTCACAGCGATGCGCGCCCTGCAACCTGTGCAGTGATAAGTTTTGTATTTGACATTGAGCTATTGCTGAGAGTTTAAGGTGATGCTGTCTGAAAATAGGGGTGTTTATTTCTTTAACAAACTTCGCTTAAATGCTGGTGGGTTTTTGCatgtgctgctttcctgcttgTGTCCTATTCCGTGATTATTCTCCTATCAAATGCCTGCGGGATGTATTTCTAGCCCTCAGTGGCCTGTACACCTGACCCATCAAGTTCCCATTCAAAGGATTGGTAAAAAGCGAAGTGATGTTAATTTTGGTGCGATAGGAAACGTTTATTGACACAAAGGTGCAATTCCAGAAGAATCCAGAGTTTGAGGTAGTGAGGGCTGACTCAGAGCCTGCTGTAAGTGTGTGATGTATCCTGGCCTCCCTGAGTTCCAGCTGGAGAAGCAGATTctctttcagttttgaaaaCTGCTTCCTGTCTGAAGCAATTCGGTTGAGGTGCTTAGTTTATAATGGTTGTAGAgtaagagaaattaaaatataacaGCACATAGAGCCCTAGTCAGGCTGATCAAATGAAAATCCTGTGatgccagagcagcctggcttcAGATGGGAGAGCAGTTTGTAGCTGATTCTCTAGAATCCTTTGAGAAATAACTTTAGGAAGAAGGAGATGTAAGTTTTATTTCCTGTGGTCAAAACAGAGGGCAGCGTTGGTGTGCGTGTTTGCAGAACTTGTCAGTACCAAGGGaggaaaataggtaaatataGTTGTCATTTAATCTCTTGCAGGAGGTCAGTGCCTGCACTTCCTTCAGACTAATTAGCATGGGATTAATGGATCATCTCTCGTATCCAAATAAGCACAGCAAACTTTGATTGCCCTCAATGATTCACGCTTGTCAAGACAGCTGTagtttttttaaacaacagactgtaactttttttaaacactaacTGTACCCCACAACAGGTCTGACCATGAGTGAGCATGATCCTTGAGGTGGGTGTGGGGCCAGGAATGTGTCCTGTGGGGtgtctgtcccctctgcagagctgtgggcttCAGAGCTTACATGCTCTGTGTTCCCTCTGCTTAAAAATATCCCAGGGCTGGTGTCCTTAGGGTGGTGATTTCATTTGTAATGCAGTAGCCAATGGATGGCTTTTAAATCCAGTGTGGAATCTCCTGGGATCTGGTCCTGGCTTTAGTTTATGGTTGTGTTAAAGTTTATTGCTGCACCCTGAAGTGTACCCAAATAGGAGTCACCTacctctcctttctcctggtACAAACTCTGAGATTTTGTCTTACATGGATGCTGTCAGGTTATAATGCTAAATTTGCCCTGAGTTTTATGATAGGTTTATTATTGCATTCTAGTGAGAGTGCTTGCCCTCTCCTTTGCTACTCTACAGCAGAGGGAAGACACTTTGATCACACTGAGCCTTGCTCAGATACAGACAAACCCATGAAAATATACCAATGTCATTTGCTTTATGTGCAGTGTCAGCTGAGGCTCTGATCGATTTAAAAAATAGTCAGTTTAATCTCGTTAACGTGGTATCTCAGATCTTAGCACTTTGAGGAGGGTAACTAAAGGCTTCCCTAGTGACCAGCTTGCATGTGAGCAATGCTTCCAGGCCTCTCATAATTTCCTCCTTAGATCTGTTCCTGAAGCTCTTCTTTTGTCCCAATAAAATATCTCCATGTCTCCAAGAGTCCATACCTGTCTAATGCTTTCTCCCTTATCCTTCTACTTAGAGGAAAGCCTGAACCTTTTCTCACTCCTGTCTTTACATTGGAGTTTTAAATTGGATCATTGACGTCTGAACTTTAAGCCTGTAGTGAAAACAATGACAAAGTGTGGCTTTTGTGGCTGTTTGTTTTAGAGATGGAGGTGGGGATGTATTTCTCTTTGcattaaatgaaaatacataATATCTGTATGGTTGCATTCCCTCTCAGGAAGGGAATGCAGTTCTCTCTCTGAAGCTTTTAACCACTGTCATGAATAAATGCCACTAAAATTTTAAGAATGATTTATGGCACCTACCTCTACATGCTTTAGGGAACACATTTTTTACCTTGAAGTTCTGAGCAGCTGAAAGGCTGAGCCTCTTTGAACACCTCTCTTTGCAGCCTCAAAAAGCTTTAAGATTTCTTCCTGGCCAGTCAAATGGTGCGTGGAGTGCCCATCACATCTCACACACATTTATTTGACTTTCCAGGGCCCCCAaccagccttttccagcctcccCGTCGCCCAGGCCTGGGCACTGTTGGCAAACCCATCCGGCTCCTGGCCAACCACTTCCAGGTTCAGATCCCCAAGATTGATGTTTATCACTATGATGTGGATATCAAACCAGAGAAACGCCCCCGAAGAGTCAACAGGTAGGAGTTAATAAAGGTTTATTGGTTTAAATTAAGTGTATATGCCTGATGTAAGGAAGCCTTGCATCCTAGGAATTCTCCATCTGCTGAAGGCCTGGTTGTGTTTGTACTGTGGTCAGCAGTTGTTTTTCAGTGAACTGTAATATTCTTGAAATTGGCCTGTAATCTGGAAGGCTCTGGGAAATGTACTGAGCATTGACCTccagctggttttattttacagtCTACAAGTCAATGTCCCTGGTAATTGTTCCACAGTCTGTTACACAAACAAGTGTAGCAGCTGAGGGGAGGCATTTCAGCTTGTAGATTTTGGAGTCCACACATGGATCAATCCACAGAGTGCTCCCACCCACCCCAAGGCTCCTGTGTAAGAACATCTCCAGGATGTTTTGGAGAACATCTTCCTCTGCTTGttttggctgcagctctgctgacagcaCAGATACCTGTACAGACACTGTGTGTGCCATACGTGGATGTCTTAACCTGGAGGTGACATTCACAGCTTCTGGTGTGACCTAGGGGTGTTTTGTGCATTACTGTTTCTCATATCTTTCTCctttaagaaaaaatgaaaaaaaaaatttaaattgtgTAAGATTATTACTgaattttctgttcttcctcttAATGAATCACTGCCTAGGGAGGTGGTGGACACGATGGTGAGGCACTTCAAGATGCAGATATTTGGGGATCGGCAGCCTGGCTATGATGGGAAGAGGAACATGTACACAGCACACCCCTTACCCATTGGCAGGGACAGAGTAAGTGTTGCTTTAACTTTTCCACAGGAAAACTGTTACAGTGTCGTTTGAAAAGTGTTCTTTTATTGAGATAAACCCAAAATACTGTCGCACCTGTTGGTGTAGTCTTGGAAATGACAGACAGGACCAGTCAGGGACTCGAGGAGCTCACTGGTGTTTTACTGCAGTTTGTGTCTTTGGGTTTCCAATTCCTGCTTCTTCAGCTACAGAATATCACAAGACATGAGAACTACATTTTGCTCTTAGAGCTGCAaggagattatttttctttcagcctgGTGGGaacttcccttttccctgttctGACCCTTGTTCTGTTGCTGACTGATAAAGTCATTGTAGCTGATGATGACTCTGGTTGGGTTTGGTTGTGCTGTGGAGATATGTCCTTGTTTTCCTGGAACACCCAGATATCAGCTGTTCCTGCCTTGCCTGTGCACCCCAGCTCTAAACAAAACTTCCCCCCATCTACTGATCTCCCAAGGGATCTGGTCATTGTTGTGCCTTGGAGGATGTCCAGGATGAGTTCACAGTTACCCTCTGGGCTGTGGGGTGTGACAATCATCCCAAGTGCTCTGCCAGAACTCTGAGATTTGTGTCTCTCAGTGAGTCTCCATTATGACCAAAAGGTTTTCTTGCCTTCCCATTTGGTTCACAAAACATCTTGCTATTAATTGGCTGACTTAAAAAAATGACTCACTGTTCTCCAGAGCTTTGATGTCACCATACTAATCACTGCtgaaaatttacatttaaagaTACTTCAGTGCAGTGTCTCAGATGAATAAATGACAAACTTTCAAAGTCCTGAGGGAGGCAGTTGTAATATTTTAAGGTCATTACACAAACTAATAATCAAAAATACAGAATCAAAGGATGCCTAGGAGAAAACTGTACCATTGCTGAGGGTTGTGTCTGTCTGCAATCCATAACAAAAGCTTGTACTTAATTTTCTTGTGCCTGTGGCAGGTGGATATGGAGGTTACACTtccaggagaggggaaggaCCAGACATTTAAGGTTTCCATTCAGTGGGTGTCAGTTGTCAGCCTTCAGATGCTGCTGGAAGCTCTGGCAGGGCACTTGAATGAAGTGCCTGAAGATTCTGTACAGGCACTGGATGTAATCACACGGCACCTTCCCTCCATGAGGTGGGTACTTGTGGGGCCTTCCTGACTGGGTATGTCTTCTATCCATCCTAACCTTTGTGTTTGTCattccttgctgctgctctgctgcccattGCACTCCTGTGGTAGAAGGGATGAGGGATACAGCCATGTAATTCAACACCTGCCTTACAAATTTGCACTAGAATAGGGAAATGTGATCTGAACTAGACTTGTGTCTGCTGGTCATGTTTCTAACAGGAATTTGCTGTAGCCTTTCCAGCTGCCCTTTCAGAAAAGTCTTTGTGTTCTTGCCATAAGTCAGCTCTGACAGTTATAACATGCTGTAATAATAACATGTTTTAAACACTATAGGTGTGAATTTAAAAAGTATATCAGGAATAAATGATCAGagtattaattttcttatttttcccagGTACACCCCTGTGGGTCgctcctttttctcccctcctgAAGGTTATTACCACCCCCTGGGAGGGGGCAGGGAGGTCTGGTTTGGCTTCCACCAGTCTGTCCGTCCTGCCATGTGGAACATGATGCTCAACATTGATGGTGTGTAGGAGATTCTGTCTCACTCATGAACAGAGTTCTTTGTGCTTCCCAGTTCATTGTCCtgtctttttattttagtgTCAGCGACTGCTTTCTACCGTGCCCAGCCTATCATTGAGTTCATGTGTGAGGTCTTGGACATCCAGAACATCAGTGAACAAAGCAAACCTCTGACAGACTCCCAGCGTGTCAAGTTTACCAAAGAAATCAGAGGTAAAAGCTTGTCCTAAAGCTGCTGCAAGAAAATACTGAAACCTGCTCTTAATATGTTGTAATGAAAATTTGCACTGCACACGGAGAACTGGCTGTTCCTTTTTGCCTTCATCCTCTTCAAAGGTGATTCCTTTccctgaatttattttctgttgggTTTTCAGGTCTTAAAGTAGAGGTGACCCACTGTGGCCAGATGAAGAGGAAATACCGAGTTTGCAACGTTACCCGGCGACCAGCCAGCCACCAGACGTATGTGTCAAGCACTGCCTGACAGTTCTTAAAATCTTCAACCTATTCAATATATCTGGATTATATTTGATGTATTTTTTATGCAGGAATAGTTGATTCTGGaggtgaagcagctgtgtggcTTTACAGGAATGTTTAGTCTTAGTGGAGATGAGGAATAGTGTGGGTTTTGActacttttttctttacttttttttgaCTACTATTTCTTTCAACCCAGGAAAACTGAGCTATATCCTGGCTTTTAAATACAGTTATCAAAAGctcctctttttaaaatagctAAGATACAAGAAATTCAGTATATATTCTAAAATCTTTTCATAAAAGAGAGATTCAGTAAGTAAGGAAAATAGAGATTTGTTAAAGGTAGTCTGGAATAGGTTTTTCATAccttaaaaaaatctgataaaGTTTAACCAGAACAAATGTCATTTCTAggttccctctgcagctggagaatgGGCAGGCCATGGAGTGCACAGTAGCTCAGTATTTTAAGCAGAAGTACAGTCTGCAGCTGAAATACCCTCACCTGCCCTGTCTCCAAGTGGGACAGGAGCAGAAACACACATACCTGCCACTGGAGGTAAGGATCTGAGTCCTGCACTGTGGGGTGTCCTCTGTTAAACAGTGTCACAgcacctgtcccctccctgtgcaggTGTGTAACATCGTGGCAGGCCAGAGGTGCATCAAGAAGCTGACAGACAATCAGACCTCGACCATGATAAAAGCAACAGCCAGGTCTGCCCCAGACAGGCAGGAGGAGATCAGCAGACTGGTGAGTGTTTTTCCAGCTGCACACTCTGTGTTTGTCACTTCTCGTGGCTTTTCCAGAGCATTGGAGCAGGTGATGTTGAGCAGCATGACAAAGAGAGAAgttaaaaaatctgttttggtTAAAACAAATccttctagacagaaaggctgTTGATGACAAAGAGTCACCTGAAGCTTTAGTGTGGTGACATCAGTATTTGTCTTGTCCCCAGGTGAAGAGTAACAGTATGGTTGGTGGGCCTGATCCCTATCTGAAGGAGTTTGGAATTGTTGTCCATAACGAAATGACAGAGCTGACAGGCAGAGTTCTGCCAGCCCCAATGCTGCAGTATGGAGGCAGGGTGAGTTTCCATGTCTTGTAAAACTCCTTATCCTGAGGTTATTGAAATTCATGAGGTGTTTTGTCTGATGGGCTACAGTCAAAATGGAGCAGCACTTGATTTGTAATTTGCCTTTGGTTTTTCCCTAGAACAAGACTGTGGCCACACCAAACCAGGGCGTGTGGGACATGAGAGGGAAACAGTTCTATGCTGGCATTGAGATTAAAGTCTGGGCTGTTGCCTGTTTTGCTCCTCAAAAACAATGCAGGGAAGACTTGCTGAAGTAAgtattttcctatttatttaGGATTCTATTTCAAGGTGTATTTTTCTCATGTTTCTGAAAGGTGATGTGTagtaaaaatttgttttccccTGCCCTTCAAATTACTCTACAGAATCCTAAGGAAAGAGGTTCTGTGAACCACTGATTGGTAAAAGTCATGGTTGCAATAATGCTCAGATAAATTAGGTGGATAAGTGAAAATTTACCAGAGCATCAGTATTAATTTGGGAGTCTGCCTCAGGATGTTTATCTCAAATGTCTATTTCTGTAAGGCTTGTAAAACTACAGTGGCTGATGACCTTCCTCAGAGAGGATTAGAGTCATATTAGTGAGCTCCTGCTGGGAATAGAATTGCTAAAAAACAGTTACTGTAGTGCTGTGAAACAGCAGAATCAGTGTAGATCTGGCTGATAAAACTGATGAGTGAGCCATGGTGAGAAGGCCAGAACAAATCCACTTCTGTTTCAGGAGTTTCACAGACCAGCTGCGCAAGATCTCCAAGGACGCCGGGATGCCCAtccagggccagccctgctTCTGCAAGTACGCCCAGGGTGCAGACAGCGTGGAGCCCATGTTCAAACACTTAAAGCTGACTTATGTGGGCCTGCAGCTCATTGTGGTGATTCTGCCTGGGAAGACACCTGTGTATGGTATGGAGAAGGGGCTGTAGAGTGATCAGGAGTTGTACTGCAAGTGggtggcagggaggaggcagaggaggagatgggTTCTCTTTAAAAAGATTGGAGTTGGTTTGTCAGGCCTGGTTGGAGAAGTTGTGTATTACCAAAGAGCAAACTGAACATTTGTCAGTGAAGTTTCAAGGATCTGAATTAGAgtaacatttgaaaaaaataagagcaaGCAGGAACCACTGCCTTGTTTTCTGTCACAGCTGAAGTCAAGCGGGTTGGAGATACTCTTCTAGGCATGGCCACACAGTGTGTTCAGGTAAAGAATGTGGTCAAAACCTCTCCACAAACGCTGTCCAACCTCTGTCTGAAGATTAATGCCAAGCTTGGAGGAATCAACAATGTGCTGGTACCTCATCAAAGGTGAGATTCAATCAAAAGCTCTTTGTAATGTCTGCATTGTCAAGGAAAGTGgtgttgttttgttgtgtttgctAAAATGatacttttcaaaataaaacatactTTAGAAATTCCCACAGTCTGGAGTGGACAGTGGAGGATATGTGTGCATTTGGAGTGTTCCCAGTAAGCCCTGAGCCAAGGGGAGTCAGAGCCATCCAGCACTCAGAGCCACCAAACTCAccaaggtttttttcctgtctctttcCTGCCTTTGGCCTCACTCAGTGTTCCTTTTCCTCTTGCCACCTCCAATAGCATCCTGTGTTTACGTCCAAATTGAAAGAGAAGGAGTGAGGAGGAGTGACTTGGAATCAATGCTTGTAACTTGGTCTGCCTTTGATCCTGTCCTTGTcactttctgttctttctggaCTGTAAGTGCCGAAGGCAGAGAAGAATTTTGCCCTTAAAGACTCTCACAGGTTTTAGTTCTGTTCAGTGCTTTGGATGCACCTTCCTCAGCTTTAATGTTTTTTTGTTCCTGGCCCTCTTTCTTTTTACTGTTGTTATTTATTGTTGTGAGTTGATAAGAGGCCACCTCTCCTTTCAAGTCAGGGTGAGGAAGTTGGAggatggagaagagaaggttggGTGAAAACAACCTTCACAACAACAAGTATCTGAAGGGACCAACAAGGAGGCCAGAGAGGGACTGTAgtaatggcttcaaactgaaagagagtacATCTAGATTAGAGATTAGGAAGGAATgtttccctgtgaggatggtgaggccctggcacaggttgcccggagtagctgccccatccctggagctgttcaaagccaggttggacagggcttggagccaccaaGGTTGGGGTGGAGTGGGTGAAACTGGCTGTGCTTTAAGGCCTTTTCCAATCCAAACCCTTCTGGAATTCATTGATTCTAACTAATAAACCCACTCTTACCCAACAGGCCCTCGGTGTTCCAGCAGCCGGTGATCTTTCTGGGAGCAGACGTGACTCACCCTCCGGCCGGGGACGGGAAGAAGCCGTCGATCGCGGCCGTGGTGGGCAGCATGGACGGGCACCCCAGCCGCTACTGCGCCACGGTGCGCGTGCAGACCTCGCGCCAGGAGacctcccaggagctgctctacAGCCAGGAGGTGATCCAGGACCTCACCAACATGGTCCGGGAGCTGCTCATCCAGTTCTACAAATCCACTCGCTTCAAGCCCACCAGGATCATTTACTACAGAGGGGGAGTGTCGGAAGGACAGATGAAACAGGTATTGCCTGATAATTTTTTCTTGCTTATAAAAAGGGATTGATATATAGTTATGTGGATTATAAGGGATTGGCtgttgaaaaaatatatttatttatgtggaTTATATTTGTTATTGGAAACATTATGTTAAGAATTAAAAACAGTTCacttaattattaaaaattaagtgAATTGTCCTGGGCAAGCACAATTTACCAGTCTGCTCGTGTCCCTTACCATGCAGCATTTGTATTTATGTAGGTTATATT contains:
- the LOC132083896 gene encoding protein argonaute-4 isoform X2, which produces MEALGPGPPTSLFQPPRRPGLGTVGKPIRLLANHFQVQIPKIDVYHYDVDIKPEKRPRRVNREVVDTMVRHFKMQIFGDRQPGYDGKRNMYTAHPLPIGRDRVDMEVTLPGEGKDQTFKVSIQWVSVVSLQMLLEALAGHLNEVPEDSVQALDVITRHLPSMRYTPVGRSFFSPPEGYYHPLGGGREVWFGFHQSVRPAMWNMMLNIDVSATAFYRAQPIIEFMCEVLDIQNISEQSKPLTDSQRVKFTKEIRGLKVEVTHCGQMKRKYRVCNVTRRPASHQTFPLQLENGQAMECTVAQYFKQKYSLQLKYPHLPCLQVGQEQKHTYLPLEVCNIVAGQRCIKKLTDNQTSTMIKATARSAPDRQEEISRLVKSNSMVGGPDPYLKEFGIVVHNEMTELTGRVLPAPMLQYGGRNKTVATPNQGVWDMRGKQFYAGIEIKVWAVACFAPQKQCREDLLKSFTDQLRKISKDAGMPIQGQPCFCKYAQGADSVEPMFKHLKLTYVGLQLIVVILPGKTPVYAEVKRVGDTLLGMATQCVQVKNVVKTSPQTLSNLCLKINAKLGGINNVLVPHQRPSVFQQPVIFLGADVTHPPAGDGKKPSIAAVVGSMDGHPSRYCATVRVQTSRQETSQELLYSQEVIQDLTNMVRELLIQFYKSTRFKPTRIIYYRGGVSEGQMKQVAWPELIAIRKACISLEEDYRPGITYIVVQKRHHTRLFCADKTERVGKSGNVPAGTTVDSTITHPSEFDFYLCSHAGIQGTSRPSHYQVLWDDNCFTADELQLLTYQLCHTYVRCTRSVSIPAPAYYARLVAFRARYHLVDKDHDSAEGSHVSGQSNGRDPQALAKAVQIHHDTQHTMYFA
- the LOC132083896 gene encoding protein argonaute-4 isoform X1, with translation MVRGVPITSHTHLFDFPGPPTSLFQPPRRPGLGTVGKPIRLLANHFQVQIPKIDVYHYDVDIKPEKRPRRVNREVVDTMVRHFKMQIFGDRQPGYDGKRNMYTAHPLPIGRDRVDMEVTLPGEGKDQTFKVSIQWVSVVSLQMLLEALAGHLNEVPEDSVQALDVITRHLPSMRYTPVGRSFFSPPEGYYHPLGGGREVWFGFHQSVRPAMWNMMLNIDVSATAFYRAQPIIEFMCEVLDIQNISEQSKPLTDSQRVKFTKEIRGLKVEVTHCGQMKRKYRVCNVTRRPASHQTFPLQLENGQAMECTVAQYFKQKYSLQLKYPHLPCLQVGQEQKHTYLPLEVCNIVAGQRCIKKLTDNQTSTMIKATARSAPDRQEEISRLVKSNSMVGGPDPYLKEFGIVVHNEMTELTGRVLPAPMLQYGGRNKTVATPNQGVWDMRGKQFYAGIEIKVWAVACFAPQKQCREDLLKSFTDQLRKISKDAGMPIQGQPCFCKYAQGADSVEPMFKHLKLTYVGLQLIVVILPGKTPVYAEVKRVGDTLLGMATQCVQVKNVVKTSPQTLSNLCLKINAKLGGINNVLVPHQRPSVFQQPVIFLGADVTHPPAGDGKKPSIAAVVGSMDGHPSRYCATVRVQTSRQETSQELLYSQEVIQDLTNMVRELLIQFYKSTRFKPTRIIYYRGGVSEGQMKQVAWPELIAIRKACISLEEDYRPGITYIVVQKRHHTRLFCADKTERVGKSGNVPAGTTVDSTITHPSEFDFYLCSHAGIQGTSRPSHYQVLWDDNCFTADELQLLTYQLCHTYVRCTRSVSIPAPAYYARLVAFRARYHLVDKDHDSAEGSHVSGQSNGRDPQALAKAVQIHHDTQHTMYFA